From Apus apus isolate bApuApu2 chromosome 13, bApuApu2.pri.cur, whole genome shotgun sequence, a single genomic window includes:
- the G3BP1 gene encoding ras GTPase-activating protein-binding protein 1 isoform X2: MVMEKPSPLLVGREFVRQYYTLLNQAPDYLHRFYGKNSSYVHGGLDSNGKPADAVYGQSDIHKKVLSLNFKDCHTKIRHVDAHATLNDGVVVQVMGELSNNMQPVRRFMQTFVLAPEGSVANKFYVHNDIFRYQDEVFGDSDTEPPEESEEEGEEPEERQQTPEAVPDDTGAYYEQAVSNDIEEHLEEAAAEAEPEPEPEPEQEPEPEVQEEKSEPVLEESAPEESVEKSPSPAPADPAPAVQEDSRTFSWASVTSKNLPPSGAVPVSGIPPHVVKVPVSQPRPEAKPESQTPPQRPPRDQRVREQRTSIPPQRGPRPIREGEQGDVETRRIVRYPDSHQLFVGNLPHDVDKTELKDFFQSFGNVVELRINSGGKLPNFGFVVFDDPEPVQKILSNRPIMFRGEVRLNVEEKKTRAAREGDRRDNRPRGPGGTRGGLGGGIRGPPRGGMSQKPGFGAGRGIGQRQ, from the exons ATGGTGATGGAGAAGCCAAGTCCCCTGCTGGTCGGGCGGGAATTCGTGAGGCAGTACTATACTCTGCTGAACCAAGCACCTGACTATTTGCACAG GTTTTATGGAAAGAACTCTTCCTACGTACATGGTGGCTTGGATTCCAATGGAAAACCAGCTGATGCAGTCTATGGACAATCT GATATCCACAAGAAGGTGCTGTCATTGAACTTCAAGGATTGCCACACAAAGATTCGCCATGTGGATGCCCATGCTACTCTCAATGATGGAGTTGTTGTCCAGGTGATGGGAGAGCTCTCCAATAACATGCAGCCCGTGCGCAGATTCATGCAAACATTTGTCCTTGCACCTGAG GGTTCTGTTGCAAACAAGTTTTATGTCCACAATGATATCTTCCGCTACCAAGATGAGGTTTTTGGTGACTCTGACACTGAGCCTCCAGAGG AatcagaggaggaaggggaggaaccTGAGGAAAGACAGCAGACACCTGAGGCTGTTCCTGATGATACCGGTGCTTATTATGAGCAGGCTGTCAG CAATGACATTGAGGAACAcctggaagaggctgctgcagaggcagagcctGAGCCAGAGCCAGAACCTGAACAGGAACCTGAACCAGAggtgcaggaagaaaaatctgagcCAGTGTTAGAGGAGTCAGCTCCAGAAGAGAGTGTGGAAAAgagtccttctccagctcctgctgatcCAGCTCCTGCAGTGCAAGAGGACTCCAGG aCTTTCTCGTGGGCATCAGTAACCAGTAAGAACCTTCCTCCCAGTGGAGCTGTTCCAGTATCGGGAATACCACCTCATGTTGTGAAAGTACCAGTCTCACAG cCCCGCCCTGAGGCAAAGCCTGAATCTCAGACCCCACCTCAGAGACCTCCGAGGGATCAGCGAGTGAGGGAGCAGCGAACAAGCATCCCACCACAGAGGGGTCCTAGACCAA tTCGTGAGGGTGAGCAAGGGGATGTGGAAACTAGACGGATTGTGAGATACCCAGACAGTCATCAGCTGTTTGTTGGGAACCTTCCCCATGATGTGGATAAAACTGAACTTAAAGACTTTTTCCAAA GCTTTGGCAATGTGGTTGAACTGCGCATCAACAGTGGTGGAAAGCTCCCCAATTTTGGGTTTGTGGTGTTTGATGATCCTGAACCAGTTCAGAAGATCCTTAGCAACAGG CCCATCATGTTCAGGGGAGAGGTGCGTCTGAAtgtggaggagaagaaaacacGAGCTGCCAGGGAAGGTGACCGCAGAGATAACAGACCACGTGGACCTGGAGGCACTCGTGGGGGGCTGGGAGGTGGGATTCGAGGGCCTCCACGTGGAGGAATGTCCCAGAAGCCAGGATTTGGAGCTGGAAGGGGGATCGGGCAACGCCAGTGA
- the G3BP1 gene encoding ras GTPase-activating protein-binding protein 1 isoform X1: MVMEKPSPLLVGREFVRQYYTLLNQAPDYLHRFYGKNSSYVHGGLDSNGKPADAVYGQSDIHKKVLSLNFKDCHTKIRHVDAHATLNDGVVVQVMGELSNNMQPVRRFMQTFVLAPEGSVANKFYVHNDIFRYQDEVFGDSDTEPPEESEEEGEEPEERQQTPEAVPDDTGAYYEQAVSNDIEEHLEEAAAEAEPEPEPEPEQEPEPEVQEEKSEPVLEESAPEESVEKSPSPAPADPAPAVQEDSRTFSWASVTSKNLPPSGAVPVSGIPPHVVKVPVSQPRPEAKPESQTPPQRPPRDQRVREQRTSIPPQRGPRPIREGEQGDVETRRIVRYPDSHQLFVGNLPHDVDKTELKDFFQKLGFSLAGFGNVVELRINSGGKLPNFGFVVFDDPEPVQKILSNRPIMFRGEVRLNVEEKKTRAAREGDRRDNRPRGPGGTRGGLGGGIRGPPRGGMSQKPGFGAGRGIGQRQ, from the exons ATGGTGATGGAGAAGCCAAGTCCCCTGCTGGTCGGGCGGGAATTCGTGAGGCAGTACTATACTCTGCTGAACCAAGCACCTGACTATTTGCACAG GTTTTATGGAAAGAACTCTTCCTACGTACATGGTGGCTTGGATTCCAATGGAAAACCAGCTGATGCAGTCTATGGACAATCT GATATCCACAAGAAGGTGCTGTCATTGAACTTCAAGGATTGCCACACAAAGATTCGCCATGTGGATGCCCATGCTACTCTCAATGATGGAGTTGTTGTCCAGGTGATGGGAGAGCTCTCCAATAACATGCAGCCCGTGCGCAGATTCATGCAAACATTTGTCCTTGCACCTGAG GGTTCTGTTGCAAACAAGTTTTATGTCCACAATGATATCTTCCGCTACCAAGATGAGGTTTTTGGTGACTCTGACACTGAGCCTCCAGAGG AatcagaggaggaaggggaggaaccTGAGGAAAGACAGCAGACACCTGAGGCTGTTCCTGATGATACCGGTGCTTATTATGAGCAGGCTGTCAG CAATGACATTGAGGAACAcctggaagaggctgctgcagaggcagagcctGAGCCAGAGCCAGAACCTGAACAGGAACCTGAACCAGAggtgcaggaagaaaaatctgagcCAGTGTTAGAGGAGTCAGCTCCAGAAGAGAGTGTGGAAAAgagtccttctccagctcctgctgatcCAGCTCCTGCAGTGCAAGAGGACTCCAGG aCTTTCTCGTGGGCATCAGTAACCAGTAAGAACCTTCCTCCCAGTGGAGCTGTTCCAGTATCGGGAATACCACCTCATGTTGTGAAAGTACCAGTCTCACAG cCCCGCCCTGAGGCAAAGCCTGAATCTCAGACCCCACCTCAGAGACCTCCGAGGGATCAGCGAGTGAGGGAGCAGCGAACAAGCATCCCACCACAGAGGGGTCCTAGACCAA tTCGTGAGGGTGAGCAAGGGGATGTGGAAACTAGACGGATTGTGAGATACCCAGACAGTCATCAGCTGTTTGTTGGGAACCTTCCCCATGATGTGGATAAAACTGAACTTAAAGACTTTTTCCAAA AACTTGGCTTTTCTCTTGCAGGCTTTGGCAATGTGGTTGAACTGCGCATCAACAGTGGTGGAAAGCTCCCCAATTTTGGGTTTGTGGTGTTTGATGATCCTGAACCAGTTCAGAAGATCCTTAGCAACAGG CCCATCATGTTCAGGGGAGAGGTGCGTCTGAAtgtggaggagaagaaaacacGAGCTGCCAGGGAAGGTGACCGCAGAGATAACAGACCACGTGGACCTGGAGGCACTCGTGGGGGGCTGGGAGGTGGGATTCGAGGGCCTCCACGTGGAGGAATGTCCCAGAAGCCAGGATTTGGAGCTGGAAGGGGGATCGGGCAACGCCAGTGA